Proteins found in one Agaribacterium sp. ZY112 genomic segment:
- the nqrF gene encoding NADH:ubiquinone reductase (Na(+)-transporting) subunit F, which yields MMTEIILGVVMFTVIVLVLVAVILSARSKLVNSGAITIDVNGEKTLTVPAGGKLMQTLAAADIFLPSACGGGGSCQQCHCKVLDGGGSMLPTEKAAFNKREEKEGWRLSCQVPVKQSMKVEVPEEVFGVKQWECTVESNPNVATFIKELTLKLPEGENVDFRAGGYVQLERPASHVKYSDFDIQDEYRGDWEHFGFFKYESVTTEPVIRAYSMANYPEEKGLVKFNIRVATPPPRSEGIPPGLMSSWVFSLKPGDKVTVFGPFGEFFAKDTDAEMVFVGGGAGMAPMRSHIFDQLKRLKSKRKMSFWYGARSMREMFYQDEYDMLANENDNFEWHVALSDPQPEDNWTGYTGFIHNVLLENYLKDHPAPEDCEFYMCGPPMMNAAVIQMLKDLGVEDENIMLDDFGG from the coding sequence ATCATGACTGAGATTATCTTAGGTGTCGTCATGTTCACGGTCATCGTCCTCGTATTGGTGGCGGTGATCTTGTCTGCACGATCAAAGCTTGTTAACAGTGGTGCGATCACCATCGATGTTAATGGCGAAAAAACGCTAACAGTTCCGGCTGGTGGCAAACTTATGCAAACGCTTGCAGCGGCTGATATTTTCTTGCCGTCGGCATGTGGCGGCGGCGGTAGCTGTCAGCAGTGTCACTGTAAGGTGCTTGACGGTGGTGGCTCTATGCTGCCAACCGAAAAAGCAGCTTTTAACAAGCGTGAAGAAAAAGAAGGCTGGCGTTTAAGTTGTCAGGTGCCTGTTAAGCAAAGCATGAAGGTGGAAGTGCCTGAAGAGGTCTTTGGTGTTAAACAATGGGAATGTACCGTTGAGTCTAACCCGAACGTTGCCACCTTCATTAAAGAGTTAACCTTAAAGTTACCTGAAGGCGAGAACGTAGATTTCCGCGCTGGTGGTTATGTTCAGCTTGAGCGTCCTGCGAGTCACGTTAAATACAGTGACTTCGATATTCAAGATGAATACCGTGGTGATTGGGAGCACTTTGGCTTCTTTAAGTACGAGTCAGTAACGACTGAGCCGGTTATCCGTGCTTATTCCATGGCGAACTACCCAGAAGAAAAAGGTTTGGTTAAATTCAACATTCGTGTTGCAACGCCACCACCTCGTTCTGAAGGTATTCCGCCAGGTTTGATGTCTTCATGGGTATTCAGCTTGAAGCCAGGTGATAAAGTGACTGTATTTGGTCCATTTGGTGAGTTCTTCGCTAAAGACACTGATGCGGAAATGGTCTTTGTTGGTGGTGGTGCTGGTATGGCGCCTATGCGTTCACATATCTTTGATCAGCTTAAGCGATTGAAGAGCAAGCGTAAGATGAGCTTCTGGTATGGTGCTCGTTCTATGCGTGAGATGTTCTATCAAGACGAATACGACATGCTTGCCAATGAGAACGATAACTTCGAATGGCATGTTGCGTTGAGTGATCCTCAGCCAGAAGATAACTGGACGGGTTATACGGGCTTCATTCACAACGTCTTGCTTGAGAATTACCTAAAAGATCATCCGGCGCCAGAAGATTGTGAGTTCTACATGTGTGGACCTCCAATGATGAATGCCGCTGTTATCCAGATGCTCAAAGACCTCGGTGTTGAGGACGAGAACATCATGCTTGACGACTTCGGTGGTTAA
- a CDS encoding Na(+)-translocating NADH-quinone reductase subunit A — MITIRRGLDLPISGAPTQTIEDGPTIRSVAVIGFDYHGMKPTMNVQVGDKVKVGQVLFTDKKTEGVKYTSPAAGTVAAINRGERRVFESIVIDVDGEDAESFASYDAAALSSLERDKVVSNLVDSGLWTAIRTRPFSKVPAVDAVPANVFVSALDTNPLAADAALVIAEKADAFSNGLSVLSRLTDGKVFVAHAPGKAPSAPAGVELTAFAGKHPAGNVGTQMHFLAPVSEAKVNWSVGYQDVIAMGELFTTGQLNVDRVVSLAGPQVEKPRLLRTRVGASLDTLCAGELKAGENRVISGSVFGGSTASGTTAYLGRYANQVTVLEEGNERPMLHYFTLGLNRFSVMPIYLSRLLGGKKFNFTTSAMGSERAMVPVGAYERVMPLDILPTQLLRAIIVGDTETAQQLGCLELDEEDLALCTYVCPGKYEYGPLLRDNLTTIEKEG; from the coding sequence ATGATTACAATCCGTCGCGGATTGGATCTGCCTATCTCTGGTGCGCCAACGCAAACCATTGAAGATGGGCCGACCATTCGTTCTGTTGCCGTAATAGGGTTTGACTACCATGGCATGAAACCAACTATGAACGTTCAAGTTGGTGACAAGGTCAAGGTAGGACAAGTTCTTTTTACGGACAAGAAAACCGAAGGCGTGAAATACACTTCACCTGCCGCAGGTACCGTTGCCGCTATTAACCGTGGTGAGCGCCGTGTATTTGAAAGCATCGTAATCGATGTGGATGGCGAGGATGCCGAGAGCTTTGCAAGCTATGATGCCGCTGCGTTATCAAGCTTGGAGAGAGACAAAGTTGTTAGCAACCTTGTCGATTCCGGTCTTTGGACTGCAATTCGTACTCGTCCTTTCAGTAAGGTTCCAGCTGTTGATGCTGTGCCTGCTAATGTCTTTGTTTCAGCCTTGGATACCAATCCTTTGGCTGCTGATGCAGCGTTAGTTATTGCTGAAAAAGCGGATGCTTTTAGCAACGGTTTGAGCGTGCTTTCACGTTTGACTGACGGTAAGGTATTTGTTGCTCACGCTCCGGGTAAGGCGCCTTCGGCTCCTGCTGGTGTCGAGCTGACTGCTTTTGCGGGCAAGCATCCTGCCGGAAATGTCGGTACTCAAATGCATTTTCTTGCCCCAGTTAGTGAAGCTAAGGTGAACTGGTCTGTTGGTTACCAAGATGTCATTGCTATGGGTGAGCTATTCACTACCGGCCAACTAAATGTTGATCGTGTTGTGTCTTTGGCTGGCCCTCAAGTTGAAAAACCTCGTTTGCTTCGTACCCGAGTTGGTGCGAGCCTTGACACTTTATGTGCAGGTGAGTTGAAAGCTGGTGAAAACCGTGTCATTAGTGGCTCTGTTTTTGGTGGTTCAACTGCATCAGGTACCACTGCATATCTAGGTCGTTACGCAAACCAAGTGACTGTGCTGGAAGAGGGTAACGAACGCCCAATGCTGCACTATTTCACTTTAGGTTTGAATCGCTTCTCTGTGATGCCTATCTACCTAAGCCGTTTATTGGGTGGTAAGAAATTTAACTTTACTACTTCGGCAATGGGTTCAGAGCGTGCAATGGTGCCGGTAGGCGCATATGAGCGTGTGATGCCTCTCGATATTCTTCCAACTCAATTGCTTCGCGCAATTATTGTTGGTGATACCGAAACTGCGCAGCAGCTTGGCTGCTTGGAGCTCGATGAAGAAGATTTAGCACTGTGCACTTATGTTTGCCCTGGCAAGTATGAGTACGGTCCTCTTCTTCGCGATAACCTGACGACGATCGAGAAGGAGGGTTAA
- a CDS encoding Na(+)-translocating NADH-quinone reductase subunit C produces the protein MANNDTIKKTVIVTLALCIVCSIIVSAASVALKPMQEANKQLDYNRNILMAAGLYKEGESVAKQFEQVESRIVDLRTGKYSSDLDGQAYDQRKAAKDPKLSVALNKKEDIAGIKREEFYAQVFLVNDAKGNLDKIILPIRGYGLWSTLYGFLALEKDLQTVVGIGYYEHGETPGLGGEVDNPNWKALWPGKQVFAADGSVALEVIKGQVGPNTPRAESKIDGLSGATLTTNGVDNMIKFWLGEQGYGSFITNLKAGEA, from the coding sequence GTGGCTAATAACGATACTATTAAGAAAACGGTCATCGTTACACTCGCTTTGTGTATCGTTTGTTCCATCATTGTTTCGGCTGCATCTGTAGCTTTGAAACCAATGCAAGAAGCTAATAAGCAGCTTGATTACAACCGCAATATCCTTATGGCTGCTGGCCTATATAAAGAAGGTGAGTCGGTTGCTAAGCAGTTTGAGCAAGTTGAAAGTCGTATTGTTGATCTGCGTACTGGTAAGTATAGCTCTGACCTTGATGGCCAGGCTTACGATCAGCGCAAGGCGGCGAAAGATCCCAAGCTTTCTGTTGCTTTGAATAAGAAAGAAGACATCGCTGGTATTAAGCGTGAAGAGTTTTATGCTCAGGTGTTTTTGGTTAATGATGCTAAGGGTAATTTAGACAAAATCATCTTGCCTATTCGCGGTTATGGTTTGTGGTCAACTCTTTATGGCTTTCTTGCTTTAGAGAAAGATTTGCAAACGGTTGTGGGTATTGGTTACTACGAGCATGGTGAAACACCAGGTTTGGGTGGTGAGGTTGATAACCCTAACTGGAAAGCTTTGTGGCCTGGTAAGCAAGTTTTTGCTGCCGACGGTTCGGTTGCTCTTGAAGTGATTAAAGGTCAGGTTGGCCCAAACACTCCTCGTGCTGAATCTAAAATTGACGGCTTAAGTGGTGCAACCTTAACCACCAATGGCGTTGATAACATGATCAAGTTCTGGCTCGGCGAGCAGGGCTATGGGTCTTTCATTACTAACTTGAAAGCAGGGGAGGCCTAA
- the nqrM gene encoding (Na+)-NQR maturation NqrM, producing MTTFILAFVVLLVIVCAMAVGVIFANKPIKGSCGGMSALGMETECDVCGGDKVKCEKETDKLKAEKSKVESSKTDFYEAK from the coding sequence ATGACCACATTTATTTTGGCTTTTGTTGTTCTACTGGTTATCGTTTGTGCGATGGCGGTAGGTGTTATTTTTGCAAACAAACCCATTAAGGGTTCGTGCGGTGGTATGTCGGCTTTAGGCATGGAAACAGAGTGCGATGTTTGTGGCGGTGACAAAGTGAAGTGCGAGAAAGAAACAGATAAATTAAAAGCAGAGAAGTCAAAGGTTGAGAGCAGTAAAACTGACTTCTACGAAGCAAAATAA
- the nqrE gene encoding NADH:ubiquinone reductase (Na(+)-transporting) subunit E, protein MEALLSIFVESIFIKNMALAFFLGMCTFLAISKKIDAALGLGIAVVVVLGITVPVNNLLYTYLLKDGALAWAGLPEVDLSFLGLICYIGVIAALVQIMEMVLDKYFPALYNALGVFLPLITVNCAILGGALLMVQREYNFAESVSFGLGSGVGWALAITALAAIREKMKYSDVPAGLQGLGITFITVGLMSLGFQSFGGISL, encoded by the coding sequence ATGGAAGCCTTATTAAGTATCTTTGTTGAATCCATATTCATCAAGAATATGGCGCTGGCCTTCTTCTTGGGCATGTGTACCTTTTTGGCAATTTCGAAAAAAATCGATGCTGCGCTTGGTTTGGGTATTGCGGTTGTGGTTGTACTTGGTATCACAGTACCGGTTAACAACTTGCTTTATACCTACTTGCTTAAAGATGGTGCCTTAGCTTGGGCTGGTTTACCTGAAGTAGACCTTAGCTTCCTTGGTTTGATTTGTTATATCGGTGTTATTGCGGCACTGGTTCAAATCATGGAAATGGTGCTGGATAAATATTTCCCTGCTTTATACAACGCCTTGGGTGTATTCCTGCCGCTAATCACTGTGAACTGCGCTATTTTAGGTGGAGCTTTGTTAATGGTGCAACGCGAGTACAACTTTGCTGAAAGTGTCTCTTTCGGTTTGGGGTCAGGTGTAGGCTGGGCGCTTGCGATTACTGCATTGGCAGCGATTCGTGAAAAAATGAAATATAGCGATGTTCCAGCAGGCCTACAGGGCTTGGGCATCACCTTTATCACCGTTGGTTTGATGTCGTTGGGCTTTCAGTCCTTCGGCGGCATCAGCCTTTAA
- a CDS encoding NADH:ubiquinone reductase (Na(+)-transporting) subunit D, protein MKAKELLFKPILDNNPIALQILGICSALAVTTSLSVTLVMCIALTSVTAFSNLFVSLIRKHIPSNIRIICQMTVIASLVILVDQVLKAVAYDISKQLSVFVGLIITNCIVMGRAEAFAMKNPPGASFLDGIGNGLGYSALLIILAVLRELFGAGKLMGVQIMPDGYVTNGIMLIAPSAFFLIGLLIWALRQYKTDQVEEPDFKIAPNTKKARAH, encoded by the coding sequence ATGAAAGCAAAAGAACTTTTGTTTAAGCCTATTCTGGACAACAACCCGATTGCTTTGCAGATTCTGGGTATTTGTTCTGCATTGGCAGTAACCACAAGCTTAAGCGTAACCTTGGTTATGTGTATTGCTTTGACCTCGGTAACTGCTTTTTCAAACTTGTTTGTATCGTTAATTCGCAAACACATTCCAAGCAACATTCGTATTATCTGTCAGATGACGGTTATTGCCTCTTTGGTAATTCTGGTCGATCAGGTTTTGAAGGCCGTTGCTTACGACATCAGCAAGCAGTTATCGGTATTTGTTGGTTTGATTATTACTAACTGTATCGTAATGGGGCGTGCCGAAGCCTTTGCTATGAAAAACCCTCCAGGCGCTAGCTTTTTGGATGGTATTGGTAACGGTCTTGGCTATTCAGCTCTGTTGATTATTCTTGCGGTTCTGCGTGAGTTATTTGGTGCAGGTAAGTTGATGGGCGTTCAAATTATGCCTGACGGTTACGTCACCAACGGCATTATGTTGATCGCACCTAGTGCCTTCTTCCTAATTGGCTTGTTGATTTGGGCTTTACGTCAGTACAAGACCGATCAAGTTGAAGAGCCTGACTTCAAAATTGCGCCAAATACTAAAAAAGCGAGGGCCCACTAA
- a CDS encoding NADH:ubiquinone reductase (Na(+)-transporting) subunit B translates to MKFLRNTFDKMEPHFLKGGKLESWYALYEAIDTGLFQPNDKTLANAHVRDGIDLKRIMITVWACTFPAMLWGMYNLGFQSNTILAEMGATGIEGWRGSLIGLLAGHDPASIWDNFVYGAAFFLPIYMTVFIVGGFWEVLFAMKRGHEVNEGFFVTSILFALICPPSIPLWQAALGISFGVVIGKEVFGGTGKNFLNPALTGRAFLFFAYPASMSGDTVWTGVDGYTGATALSVAAQQGMDALQQQMTWMDAFVGNMHGSIGEVSALAIFIGGAALMVMGIASFRIIAGVAIGTTVTAVLYSALASPDSTNLMFDMPFYWHFVIGGWAFGAIFMATDPVSASMTNAGKWWFGGLIGFMVVTIRVVNPAFPEGMMLAILFANIFAPLIDHFVVKSNIKRRLARG, encoded by the coding sequence GTGAAGTTCTTACGAAATACCTTTGACAAAATGGAGCCGCACTTCCTTAAAGGCGGTAAGTTGGAAAGCTGGTATGCGCTTTACGAAGCGATTGATACAGGTTTATTCCAGCCAAACGATAAAACCCTAGCTAATGCTCATGTGCGCGATGGTATCGACCTTAAGCGTATTATGATTACGGTTTGGGCTTGTACTTTCCCTGCGATGCTTTGGGGCATGTACAACCTTGGTTTCCAAAGTAATACCATTCTTGCAGAAATGGGCGCTACCGGCATTGAAGGTTGGCGCGGAAGCTTAATTGGCCTTTTGGCTGGTCATGACCCTGCGAGTATTTGGGATAACTTTGTTTACGGAGCTGCATTCTTCCTTCCTATCTATATGACCGTCTTTATTGTTGGTGGTTTTTGGGAAGTGCTGTTTGCCATGAAACGTGGTCATGAAGTAAACGAAGGTTTCTTTGTAACCTCTATCCTGTTTGCTCTTATCTGCCCTCCAAGTATTCCTTTGTGGCAAGCCGCTTTGGGTATTAGCTTTGGTGTGGTGATTGGTAAGGAAGTTTTTGGTGGTACTGGTAAAAACTTCTTAAACCCAGCATTAACCGGCCGAGCGTTCTTGTTCTTTGCTTATCCTGCTTCTATGAGTGGCGATACTGTATGGACGGGTGTTGATGGTTATACCGGCGCAACAGCACTATCTGTTGCTGCTCAGCAAGGTATGGACGCGCTTCAGCAGCAAATGACTTGGATGGATGCCTTTGTAGGTAACATGCATGGCTCTATTGGTGAGGTAAGTGCTCTGGCGATCTTTATTGGTGGTGCCGCGTTGATGGTAATGGGCATTGCTTCGTTCCGTATTATTGCCGGTGTTGCAATTGGCACTACTGTGACCGCCGTGCTTTACAGCGCATTAGCTAGCCCCGACAGCACGAACCTGATGTTCGACATGCCGTTTTACTGGCACTTTGTTATTGGTGGTTGGGCTTTTGGTGCCATCTTCATGGCAACAGATCCTGTATCAGCGTCAATGACCAATGCTGGTAAGTGGTGGTTTGGTGGCCTTATCGGCTTTATGGTGGTGACGATTCGTGTCGTAAACCCAGCCTTCCCAGAAGGTATGATGCTGGCCATTTTGTTTGCCAATATTTTTGCCCCACTGATCGACCACTTTGTTGTGAAGTCGAACATTAAGAGGAGATTGGCTCGTGGCTAA
- the sthA gene encoding Si-specific NAD(P)(+) transhydrogenase codes for MTDFNYDVLIIGAGPTGEAAAMAAAKSELQVAVVDAGDLLGGNCTHRGTIPSKSLRQAVKNVIKFRSTPLFRRLTPRPSFTYPQLRDAAMQVIPKQVEMHSNYLNKNRITYYAGWAEFVSEHELRISLEGGVTETVRAKNIIISTGSRPYRPEAVDFSHARIYDSDSVLDMDHTPRTLIIYGAGVIGCEYASIFAGLGVKVDLINSRERLLSFLDDEISDALSYQLRDHGVMVRHNEEFAACKAYENGVELTLKSGKHIKADALLWCNGRSGNTASLKLDAIGLEADHRGQVSVNRSYQTQVSNVYAAGDVIGWPSLASASYDQGRAIIDVIVGRDARFIEDAPTGIYTLPEISSIGKTEAELTAAKIPYEVGRAFFKDTARGQISGEDEGMLKILFHSQSLEILGIHCFGAEASEIIHIGQAIMNQQGEANTVEYFVNTTFNYPTMAEAYRIAALNGLNRIYRNVD; via the coding sequence ATGACGGATTTTAATTACGACGTACTGATTATTGGTGCGGGGCCTACTGGCGAGGCTGCGGCAATGGCGGCAGCTAAGAGTGAGTTGCAGGTTGCAGTTGTTGATGCAGGAGACTTGTTAGGGGGGAATTGCACCCATCGAGGTACGATTCCTTCTAAATCATTGCGCCAAGCTGTAAAGAATGTGATTAAATTTCGCTCGACCCCCTTGTTCCGACGCTTAACACCTCGACCTAGTTTTACCTATCCCCAGCTTAGGGATGCTGCTATGCAGGTTATTCCTAAACAGGTGGAGATGCATTCGAATTACTTAAACAAGAACCGCATTACCTATTATGCGGGTTGGGCTGAGTTTGTTTCTGAGCATGAGCTTCGCATTAGTCTTGAGGGTGGTGTGACTGAGACAGTTCGAGCTAAGAATATTATTATTTCTACAGGCTCAAGACCTTATCGCCCAGAAGCTGTTGACTTCAGTCATGCACGTATTTACGACAGTGATAGCGTGTTGGATATGGATCACACACCTAGAACCTTGATTATTTATGGGGCGGGTGTGATCGGTTGTGAATACGCCTCCATCTTTGCAGGGCTTGGGGTTAAGGTCGATCTAATTAATTCTAGGGAGCGTCTATTAAGCTTTCTAGATGATGAGATTTCTGATGCACTTAGCTATCAATTACGCGATCACGGAGTAATGGTTCGGCACAACGAAGAGTTTGCCGCCTGTAAGGCCTATGAAAACGGTGTTGAGCTTACTTTAAAAAGTGGCAAGCATATCAAGGCGGATGCCTTACTTTGGTGTAATGGGCGCTCGGGCAATACGGCTAGTTTAAAGTTGGATGCCATCGGTCTTGAGGCCGACCACCGAGGGCAGGTGTCGGTTAATCGCTCTTATCAAACTCAAGTTAGCAACGTTTATGCAGCTGGTGATGTGATTGGTTGGCCTAGCTTAGCTAGTGCTAGTTACGACCAAGGCCGCGCTATTATTGATGTTATTGTGGGGCGTGATGCGCGTTTTATTGAAGATGCGCCCACGGGTATTTATACGCTGCCAGAAATTAGCTCAATTGGTAAAACGGAAGCTGAATTAACTGCTGCAAAGATTCCATACGAAGTCGGGCGTGCGTTTTTTAAAGATACTGCTCGTGGACAGATCAGTGGGGAAGATGAGGGGATGCTTAAGATTTTATTCCACTCACAAAGCTTGGAGATTTTAGGGATACACTGCTTTGGTGCTGAGGCATCGGAAATTATTCATATTGGTCAGGCTATTATGAATCAGCAGGGAGAGGCGAATACCGTTGAGTATTTTGTCAATACAACCTTTAACTACCCAACGATGGCTGAGGCTTACCGCATTGCGGCATTAAATGGTTTAAATCGGATATACCGAAATGTAGATTAA
- a CDS encoding FAD:protein FMN transferase gives MGFSVSSLQKGLVLPALFCCVIGLLACSEQPEFELWQLQGQTMGTTYHAKLVVKPEVDLEQEQLQQQLDALLVEINQSMSTYISDSELSRFNRAAVGEPFTVSTGLCEVLSDAGEIYHSSNRAFDPTVGPLVNLWGFGPEDRSAVPSAAERQSAMNQIGFDALGIHCDESYILKNKALYVDLSAIAKGWAVDKLAQHFDSLGLVDYMVEIGGELRLSGVNGRSSNWRIAVEKPILGQGSAAQVLSLTDVAVATSGDYRNYIERDGERFSHTLNPQTGMPITHKLASVTVVTETCSKADAWATALNVIGPDAGFELAEKEGLAAYFIVREGDDFGVRYTQAFEQYMVKL, from the coding sequence ATGGGATTTAGCGTATCTTCGCTACAAAAAGGGCTGGTTTTACCAGCCCTTTTTTGTTGTGTTATTGGTCTTCTTGCTTGCTCTGAGCAGCCTGAGTTTGAATTGTGGCAGTTGCAAGGCCAGACCATGGGGACGACTTATCACGCTAAATTAGTGGTAAAACCTGAGGTGGATCTTGAGCAAGAACAATTGCAGCAGCAGCTTGATGCTTTGCTTGTTGAAATAAATCAGAGCATGTCGACCTATATTTCTGACTCTGAGTTAAGTCGTTTTAATCGTGCGGCTGTTGGTGAGCCTTTTACCGTAAGTACTGGTTTGTGTGAGGTGCTTAGCGATGCCGGTGAAATTTACCATTCTAGCAATAGGGCTTTTGATCCAACTGTTGGCCCTTTGGTTAATTTATGGGGGTTTGGGCCTGAGGATAGGTCGGCAGTTCCAAGTGCGGCTGAGCGTCAGAGTGCAATGAATCAGATAGGCTTTGATGCTTTGGGTATCCATTGCGATGAGTCCTATATTCTTAAAAACAAAGCACTTTATGTTGACCTAAGTGCCATTGCCAAAGGTTGGGCTGTTGATAAACTGGCGCAGCACTTTGATTCGCTTGGTTTGGTCGATTACATGGTTGAAATAGGTGGAGAGCTACGCTTGTCGGGCGTCAACGGTCGTTCAAGCAACTGGCGAATTGCCGTAGAAAAGCCGATTCTTGGCCAGGGTTCGGCCGCGCAAGTACTGTCTTTAACTGATGTTGCGGTAGCAACTTCGGGTGATTATCGAAACTATATCGAACGTGATGGTGAGCGCTTCTCACATACCTTGAATCCACAAACGGGTATGCCAATAACGCATAAGCTGGCTTCGGTGACGGTTGTAACTGAAACGTGTTCGAAGGCGGATGCCTGGGCAACAGCGCTAAATGTTATTGGTCCTGATGCCGGTTTTGAGCTGGCAGAGAAAGAAGGGCTTGCGGCCTATTTTATAGTACGTGAAGGTGACGACTTTGGCGTAAGATACACCCAAGCGTTTGAGCAATATATGGTGAAACTATGA
- a CDS encoding NUDIX domain-containing protein: MSRPHLTVAVIVEKNDKFLMVKEHCGGLLKLNQPAGHVENNESIIEAAIRECLEETRWHVEPAYLLGINQLNAPNGITYLRISLVATAIREDPHAKLDSDISEVCWLSEKEIEAQQSMHRSAIVNNEIKRYRQGMHFPLEQVYALFSST; the protein is encoded by the coding sequence ATGTCTCGCCCCCACCTTACTGTCGCAGTCATTGTCGAAAAGAACGATAAATTCTTAATGGTCAAAGAACACTGCGGCGGCCTACTGAAGTTAAACCAACCTGCAGGTCACGTTGAAAACAACGAAAGTATTATTGAAGCGGCTATTCGTGAATGCCTAGAGGAAACCCGCTGGCACGTTGAACCCGCCTATCTATTGGGCATCAACCAGCTAAACGCACCAAATGGCATCACCTACTTGCGAATAAGTCTTGTTGCTACAGCAATTAGGGAAGATCCCCATGCAAAGCTAGATAGCGACATTAGCGAAGTTTGCTGGCTAAGCGAAAAAGAAATTGAAGCTCAACAAAGTATGCACCGCAGCGCCATCGTCAATAATGAAATTAAACGCTACCGCCAAGGCATGCACTTTCCACTTGAGCAGGTTTATGCACTTTTCAGCTCGACTTAA
- a CDS encoding isoamylase early set domain-containing protein produces MSVEKKYLKTKPICKVKFVAPPELAQTAKKIYLAGDFNDWKYESNVLRKQKNGALATTLDLDTDSEYQYRYVLDGERWENDYDADKYIPNELGVENSVVIV; encoded by the coding sequence ATGAGTGTTGAAAAAAAGTACCTAAAGACCAAGCCGATCTGCAAAGTAAAGTTTGTTGCCCCGCCTGAACTCGCCCAGACGGCTAAAAAGATCTATCTTGCTGGAGATTTTAACGATTGGAAATACGAATCCAACGTTCTACGCAAGCAGAAGAACGGCGCACTCGCGACCACACTCGACCTAGATACCGACAGCGAATACCAATATCGCTATGTACTCGATGGCGAGCGCTGGGAAAATGATTACGATGCCGACAAATACATACCCAATGAACTCGGGGTAGAAAACAGCGTTGTTATTGTTTAA